A window from Salvelinus sp. IW2-2015 linkage group LG5, ASM291031v2, whole genome shotgun sequence encodes these proteins:
- the LOC111963646 gene encoding microtubule nucleation factor SSNA1-like produces the protein MMFGLGMQAQAIFDGIEELCSKRDELNRQIQQEEEEKGRLQHDIRVLTEKLSRVNESLARRLSVRADFDHTIGETEGAFMKILESCQTLLSVIKKEAGNLGKATEPRRKDH, from the exons ATGATGTTCGGACTAGGAATGCAGGCCCAGGCTATATTTGATG GTATCGAGGAGCTGTGTTCTAAGAGGGATGAGCTGAACCGTCAGAtccagcaggaggaggaggagaagggtcgTCTGCAGCACGACATCCGTGTCCTCACCGAGAAACTAAGCCGCGTCAACGAGAGCCTGGCCCGACGACTCTCCGTCCGCGCTGACTTTGACCACACCATCGGCGAGACCGAGGGTGCCTTTATGAAG ATTCTGGAGAGCTGTCAAACACTGCTGAGTGTAATAAAAAAGGAAGCAGGAAATCTCGGCAAAGCCACTGAACCCAGAAGGAAAGACCACTGA